DNA sequence from the Nitrososphaerota archaeon genome:
TGGTCATCAGGGCATCCGTTACGAGTCTGTTACCATGTTCCAATCGTTCCTGTCTTCCGTCCAAGTTTAGGCTCGATTTGTGGGACACTTCGTAGGCCTACGAAAGGTCTCTTGGATGTCATGGGTTCATGAGATGTCGGCCCGAAGGTAATCACGGCGAGAGGGTGTCCAGAAGTGGGCCCGAACTGGAAGTGGCCATGACGGCTTGATGCCTTCTCATTACTGAGAAAGGTGTTACGACCTTAAAGACGGGCTCGAAACGCTCAAGCTCCACTGGTGATTGATCTCAGTGAGCCTACTAAATCGTCCCTTGGGATACGTTACAGGGGGTTTCGCCATCCTAGGATATCTCTTCTTCACTGCCATTGCCTACATAATGTACCCTTCCGCATATACTCCAACCGCCAACTGGTTGAGCGACCTCGGCAACTACAGCCGGAATCCAGCCGGCGCCTTATTCTATGATGTCGGCGTCTTTCTGACCGGTGCTTTGATAGCGGCCTTCGCAATCAGCTATCTCGCTTGGCGAAAGGAGTTGAGGCGCAGAGGCCAGGTGCTGCTCTCGATCGGCGTGGTTTCAGGGGTGGCTGCGGGAGTCTCTCTGGCGTCGACAGGTTTCTTTCCGCTCCCGACGCCCGTTCACGGTCTGATAGGGATGTCGTTCCAGATCAACATGGCCGACCTAATCGTATTCTCGACCGTCGCTCTCCTTAGGCACCCCAAGTTCATCCGCCCAATCGCATACTTTGCCTTTGTCTCCGTCATAGCTGACTTGAATTTCAGTGTCCTAAACAACACCCCAATCTTCGAGTGGTTGGATATCGGCTTGTTCCTTGTCTATGCCGCCCTAATGGCTTTCAATTTCAGAAAGAGCTTTTCTCTAAGGCAGTGAAGAGCGCAAGTTCTTTGAGTTTCTTCTGGTAATCAGAGTCTGACGGAAACTAACTGCTCCGGCTGGAATGGTTCAATGGGCTGGCCAACGTAGCTCAAATCGAGCTTCTTTAGAAACAACGGAGTCTATTCTGAGCTTATTCTGAGCTGGGGTCGGCGAGATTCGACAGGTAGAGCGTGCAGATCCGTGTTCAGATGGGCCAGCCCCCAAACAGGTTCTGAGAGTGGATTTCAATCGTGAATGCGAAGTTGGTCAATGCAGGCGCCCTGGCCGGGACTTGTCATAATATGTAGGCGCCCCAACAATTGAAAGGATAGTAGTGGAGCGGCACCAAAGGGTCCGCTACCCCTTAGCGGCTGGGCTTTCCGACTCTGAAGAGTGCACCTAAATAAACTCCGAGCAGGACGAGCGCACTTCCCGCTATGAATGCGAGGTTAACCACTTCCCCCTCAAACAACGCCGCAAGAAGAACTGTCACAATCGGAACGAGAACGAAAGAGTAGTTGGTTGCAGTCGCAGTCCACCCAGACAGAACATAGAGGTAGAGTACGGAGGAAGCTGAACCGACGAGGACCAAGTAAGCAAATGCAATGGAAGTGGTCGGCTGGACTGGCAACAGCCATGCCTCGCCCACCAGAGCCGACAACGCAAGAAGCATCAGCGAACCGGTTGTCATCGCCACGGCAAGTGTCGCAAACGGATCTGATTGAGGGAAGTGCTTGAGGGCGATGCTCGTTTCTGCGCTGCACAAAATTGCGCCTGCCAAGGCCAAGAGCGAGAGCAGTGGGATGCGTGACGTCAGCTGCGCCTGAAACACTATGGCTGTCCCGGCCAGCGCGACAAGTGCGCCCATGATCCCACGTAATCCCAGATGCTCTTGGTTTTGAGCAGAAGCAAGAAAGAGTGTCGAGAGGGGAACCAGCGCAAAGATAACAGAGGTCAGCCCAGCTTGCACATTCACAAGGGCATAATAGAAGAAGGCGTTACTTGCTCCGAAGCCCAAGACCCCGTAGACCAATGCTCCCAGAAGTGCTTTTCCCCTCGGCAGAGCAATCCTTCGCATGGCGACGATTGCAATGAACAGGATAGAAGATACCGAGAATCTGAGACCAGCGCCCCAGAAAGGCGGCAGTTCGAAGTTACTCAGTCTGACGGCAACGTAGACACTCCCGCTTATGACGATGATTCCGAAGAAGGCGAGGAGAAGGCTGTTGGGATTGCGACTAGGCACTAGCTCGACGGGCGAAAGTTACCTTTTATCTGTGCCCTTGGCAGAGTGAAGATGGCAAGCGGTGCGCCCTGGCCGGGACTTTCCTTACTAGGATAGAGAGGAGCTAACCCCATTAGCTTCCTTGCGAACTAGTCTCGCGGCCCAGGGGTGGTGTTCTGACCGAGGTTGCGCCGGCCTGATGAAGGCGATGAAGATAGCGTGGGCGTTCTTGGCCGCGGCCGTAGCCTGGGGAAACCCGGGTGCACCCCTGTGGAGGAGCGACAAAGGGCACGTCAGCTTCCCTCGCAATGAAGTGAGAGGGGGCCCAAATCGACTAAAATGACCGACCGACTTTTATAGGAAGTACCTGCGATGGGACAAGGTGAGATGATGAGGAATCTGATTAGCTACTTCATGGCGATGCTCAAAGGATTGACCCTTTCCATCGAGAGGAAGTTTGCACTCCTCAGTACGAAACGTGGACTCGCGCCGATAGTGTGGGCAGCAGTCATCATGATCATACTTGTATTCGGAACGATTACCGTGTATATACTTGTGGTCCCGGGCCCTGGTTCTGTCACCGTCGTATACCCGTAGCTGTAGGGTTTTTCAGAAGGTCTGGAACTCCCCGAGACAATCTTGTTGATTTAGACGGCCCTCTCACCTCATAACGAACCATCAGACGATCCTGCTCCCGATGAGAAGGTGTTGAGGCGCGTCTGGCTGTTTTCTCTTGTCGTCGGCGTCGGGACTGTGGCGGGATTCTTCTGGTACGCGAACTATGCCCATGGGCACAACTGGATCCCTCTCGGGTACGACTCCTACTATTACGTCGGTTGGATCAACCAGGTCGTCGCCTCAGGGCCTCTGCAGTTCGCTGCGTCTCAGCACTACGTCGATTTCCTATATCCGATCGTGGCCAGCGTCCCCGTGTATCTGGGAGCCTCAGCCGACATCGTGGAGATAGTCCTCCCGATTCTTCTAGCGTGCGCACTGGTCGCGGCCACTGGAATCCTTGCCCTGGAGTCGAAGGATTGGAGGGTCGTGATACTCTCGGTCGCGTTCTCGGGCGGGTGGTTCGCGGTCTACAGGATGGGCGCTGATTTTCACGCGAACCTGTTCGCGTTTCCACTCCTCATCCTAGCTTCGGCGCTGCTCATCCGGGCCGCGAGAAGGGGAGAGGCCTCAGGGCCTATTCTTGGGGGGTTCTTGGCCCTGGTTGTAGTTGCGGGCGCGGCCCACGTTGAGACGACGGACTTCTTCATTGCGGCTTGGTTTGTTGCTTTCGTGCCGCTGGGATGGAAGACCAGTTCTGGCTCGTGGAGATGGAGTTCGTTCATGGTAGTGGCAGGGGCGCTGACAGCTTCCCCCTTCACCCTCGCGTACTTCCAGGGGGTGGCCGGGGGTCTCGGGGGTCAGTACTGCGTCCTCCCCGCCTACTGGTTGGAGGTCTTCGGGCCTGGGGCAGGGTTGGCGATACTCGGGCTGGGGACCTTGGCGTGGCGATACAAGGCCCAGGCCTCCGAGGGATACCTGACGAAGCTCTT
Encoded proteins:
- a CDS encoding EamA family transporter; the encoded protein is MPSRNPNSLLLAFFGIIVISGSVYVAVRLSNFELPPFWGAGLRFSVSSILFIAIVAMRRIALPRGKALLGALVYGVLGFGASNAFFYYALVNVQAGLTSVIFALVPLSTLFLASAQNQEHLGLRGIMGALVALAGTAIVFQAQLTSRIPLLSLLALAGAILCSAETSIALKHFPQSDPFATLAVAMTTGSLMLLALSALVGEAWLLPVQPTTSIAFAYLVLVGSASSVLYLYVLSGWTATATNYSFVLVPIVTVLLAALFEGEVVNLAFIAGSALVLLGVYLGALFRVGKPSR